ATCGGTACCACAGTCGACGAAAACGGCGTTATCGACGGCGAGAACTGCAAGCACGACGAAAAAGTGCGTAGAATAAAGGCCTGGCTTATTGCGAACGAATGGGAGATCGACTACGAGGAAAGCTTCGGGTATTCCGACTCGCTCAGCGCAGACGGCCCTATGCTTGAACTTGTGCAGCACAGGTACCTTATAAACTCCAGCCTCCAGGTCGAAGGCTACAAGAACCTATACTGGGAACGCTAAAAAACTCTAGATCATCGATCTAGAGTTTTTCTTATGGTGCGGAAGAGAGGACTTGAACCCCCACGTCGTTTGACACTAGATCCTAAGTCTAGCGCGTCTGCCAATTCCGCCACTTCCGCAAGTGGTGATCCATCCGCGACTCGAACGCGGGACACCCTGATTAAAAGTCAGGTGCTCTACCGACTGAGCTAATGGATCTCGATATTTCATTTTGCTTACAGTATCAGAGTTTTCTATTTCAGTCTACCCTGCCATTACGGACTAAGTGATTCACTCGAAATCAGAGATTTCGGTTCTCTACTTATACCGACTGAGCTAATGGATCATGATTATTCTTTTTATGGGGTGGATGATGGGATTCGAACCCACGACCTCCAGAGCCACAATCTGGCGCGCTAACCAACTGTGCCACACCCACCACATTTTTGTATGGCGTATTTCTTAACCCGCCAACATTTATAGATTATATCCTATATCCATATAATCGTCAATAGCTTTTTTATAATTCTATTATCTTTTTTTCTAGCGCCCCATCTTTCAGCTCCAATATCCCCATAGACGGCTTCATTCCAAGCCTAGGCTCCGACGAGCTTCCCGGATTGAAAACATGGAGCTTCTCGTGCTCTATGGAAAGCGAAATATGGGTATGTCCAAAGACTACAATATCGGCTTCAAGCTCTTTTCCTCTGTAGAATATATTCGCAATATCTCTTTTGACTCCATACTTATGTCCATGAGTTGCAAACAGCTTTACACCTTCCAGCTCGACAAAAATTTCCTCTGGGCTTGTATCATCCTTATAGTCACAGTTTCCCTTTACAATCAGAGTTTCAATGCCAGTCAGAGCTGATATGGCTTTGCCGTCTTCAGTGTTGTCTCCAAGGTGGATAACCATCTCGTAGCTTCTGTCTTTTTCCAAGTGCTCTATTACATTCCCTATACTTCCATGGGTGTCGCTCACCACAAGTATCTTCATAGCTTCTAAATCTCCTCTAGTCTCTCTTTCAGCTTTTCAATGGCCCTAGCCCTATGACTTATGCTGTTTTTCACATCTGAAGACAGCTCTGCAAATGTGGCGTCATAGCCTTCAGGAATAAATACGCTGTCGTATCCAAAGCCTCTAGACCCTCTCTCCGCTTCAGCTATCTTTCCACCGCACTCTCCTTCTATCACCTCAACGCTTCCGTCACACAGCACTAGTGCTATTGAAGTTATAAATTTGGCGCGTCTGTCGCTTTTGCCCTCAAGTTTCCCGAGCAGCTTCGCCCTATTTTGGGAATCGTCGGAGTTTTCACCGGCGTATCTGGCCGAGTAAACTCCAGGCTCTCCTCCAAGCGCATCCACAAATAGCCCCGTGTCGTCAGCCATAACTATTTCACCTGTCTGCTCCCAGATTGCCTTGGCCTTTTTAATGGCATTTCCCGATAGATCGCTCTCGGTCTCCTCAACCTCTATGTCCGAGTACCCCATCTCATCTTTCGAGACAACTTCAAAGTCCATCCCCGCGAGTATCTCCTTTATCTCCCTAAGCTTATTCACATTTCCAGTTGAAAGTATAAGTCTTTTCATTGAAACCCCTCCAGCTTTAAAATAGAAAAGAGA
This Andreesenia angusta DNA region includes the following protein-coding sequences:
- a CDS encoding metallophosphoesterase family protein; amino-acid sequence: MKILVVSDTHGSIGNVIEHLEKDRSYEMVIHLGDNTEDGKAISALTGIETLIVKGNCDYKDDTSPEEIFVELEGVKLFATHGHKYGVKRDIANIFYRGKELEADIVVFGHTHISLSIEHEKLHVFNPGSSSEPRLGMKPSMGILELKDGALEKKIIEL
- the rdgB gene encoding RdgB/HAM1 family non-canonical purine NTP pyrophosphatase, producing MKRLILSTGNVNKLREIKEILAGMDFEVVSKDEMGYSDIEVEETESDLSGNAIKKAKAIWEQTGEIVMADDTGLFVDALGGEPGVYSARYAGENSDDSQNRAKLLGKLEGKSDRRAKFITSIALVLCDGSVEVIEGECGGKIAEAERGSRGFGYDSVFIPEGYDATFAELSSDVKNSISHRARAIEKLKERLEEI